TTGAAAAGGTCCAATGTCCTGGGTGAAAAAGCCTCCGCAGATCGCCACAAAATGCTCTCGCTAAATGCGTCTCTGATCACAGGGATATCCATGCAGTCGAACTCGGTTTCAGGCATCAGATCCACGAGTTCTATTCCTTCGAGTCTTTCTGGAATCTGTATGGACAAAGGAGATAGGAATCTGTAGAAATCCCAGGCAATTTGATTGTCTTCGATCATAAAGCCCAAAGGCCCTCCTTCGTCGAAAGCTTTTTTGAAATCGTGGACTTCATCGAGCAACGCAGAAACGATTAGATGGTCGGAAAATCGCTGATAAGTAAATCGGAACATCTCTTCGGATGGGGATAGAGGGTCCTCCTCCTGATATGAAAATTGGATATCTTTCCTCAAGGCTCCCTCTTCACACAGAATTTCAATCCAGCTTCTTCCTATATGTGGGCCACCACAGCCAAATGCTCTTAACAGGAGAGTCTCGCCGATGTTTCTCTCCACAAAATCCGCTTTGACTTGTCCCATTTGTTTTGCGAGAGAAAGAAATCCCTTTTTGACACAATCGTGGGGCAAGTCCACGTTCACGTATTTCCGCTTGAGCCTGTTTTCTAAACTGTGAATATAGAATCCCAAGATCTCTTTAGCACCATGAAGGCCCCTCGGGAATTCTATCCGGCCGTCCTCCGATAGGGCGGTGGCACAGGTACGCAGGAACAATGGGTTGGTAAATTCAGGCGCCAACCAAGGAGTTGCCGGACGGATGATTCCACGCTTTTCAAGATACTGCACGGCTGCCATTTCGCGTTCACGAGCCGTTACAAACCCGTAGCACTCGACATTAGTCAACTTTTCCGCAAGGGGAGAAGAAAAGAACAGCTTTTGATACTCGGAACGGCAGCTCAAAGCAAAGGAAAGGTGCTTATATTGCACGATTTTTGTTATGACACTGCCAATACTATCTCTCCAAACCTTTAAATCCGTTTCCTCATTCATCAAATCCACGAGTATCAAGCATCTGGCCCGGGCAGCCTCTGCAGCGGAGTCGAGGGCGCCAAGAAAAGTGTCGCTTGAATAATTTCGAAGATCTAACCTACCAAGGATGGTTTCCCACGGATCCCCAGTGGCGAAATACTGCCCCAGCATGAGAATAGCGGGTCTTCCTTGCTCGATCGCTTTTGCCGCCGCGTCTGCGAATAGATGTGACTTCCCAGTTCCTGCACCACCCACCACCAGACCAGCCCTGTGTTGATCTGCTGTTACATCAATGTCCTCAAGTCTGGACCGAACACTCACTAATGAGTTTGCAAGATCGTCCACCGCGTTTCTCGATTTGTAGAGGTCATAATTTATCCGTCCATGTTCTGACGGGTTCTCAATCTCCCGCTCCTTTTCCCAGAGCCAGTCCTGCAGACCTTCTACAGCTATTGTAGCCTCGGTAATTCTCTCCATCCAGCAGTGGATTGGATACAGGGCATCGGGGGTCGGTTTTATCTCGTCCCCAATAGCCCGCACAATGAGGAATGTATTTTTCAAATTTTCCAGGAGCTGATTGACTGGCTTAGCTTTCAATCTCTTCAGGCGGGCAACCAAGTTTTCAGGAGACAACAATTCACAAAAAGATTTTCTGAGGCTTTGCCGGAACGACTCTGAACGCGCGAGCCCGTCGAAGAGTTTGGCGGCTTCTACCTCGACGTGATCTTCCGGATGATATCTTTCGTCAAGATCAGCCTTAACGAGTTCGAAGAGTTTACGGAACCAAGAGGGGTCAAAAACGGGACTGTTGAACCAATACTCTGAAAGGCCCTGGCTGTCCGGGCGTACCAGCCGATCCAGAATATCACTCTTGGTCCACGTTTCGAACGCGACGTTCAGGCCTTTCTGTGCCGTCCAGTCTTCCCACTTCTTTTTATGATTATTCCAATGCTCCCATCCGTATAGACCCTTTCCCTTCTTGCCGCTTCTGTCGGTTAGGTCGCTGGCAAAAGCGACAATGTAACCAGAAAGTTCTGGATGGATATCAATGGCTTTTGAAACTGATTGTTCTACTTGCTTCCAATCGATGTCGCCTGTTTTTAGGAAATATTTTGCCTGAAAACCGATTTTGCTTCCCGAACGAAGAAGCCAATACGCTTCAACACCGCCGTCTCCGCCAGTTCCCTCTACGCGTCTGAATTCTGCAGCGTCCCCAGGCGGATCTCTCCGCGCAAGTTGGCACACTAGTTCTTCGAAAGCGTTCCACTGGCTCCCATCGTATGAGCGAATATGCTTAAAGTTGACATCACACATGTGTACGAGCTCTGGGTACTATGATGAAGGTTTAGGTTCAGCCGTTCCGGACTTCACATGTAGCTCTTGTTACTATTTAGTCGTACTGTGAGTGCGGAGTCAAGACATATGACTAGCTATCGTTGGAAGGCAGAGACGGAGAGATATTGTCGATTGATAGCATGGCAAAAATTGTACATGTTTAAGCAAAGTGGTTATCTCATTTGATCATAGAATCTAAATCCTTGGAGTCCCCTCAAAAGATGGTATCTCCATTCATATATAATGGCTCGTATCGGGTGACGTTTAGTCATTAGTGCGTCGATCCTTGAGACATGTGTGCCAGATTATCTTAACTCCGAGGACAAGAGGTCCTGTCCCGATGAGTGTTTGCAGAGGGATCCTATAGTTGGCCCAACGATTTGGGTCAAGGTCAAATCGGCGTAATGGTGCATAAATCTAACGTCCGTTCGTATCCCAGGCCAGTCCTACAACCTCTTGTTGCTGCGCAACGTGGACAAACGAGAATCGAGAAGGGGCGGGTCCCTGTACCCGCCATGATAGATAGGGCAGGCGCGGGGCCCTGCCCCTACGGTCTTCAACGGTGCTCACGCGATATCGAGGTGGGCTGGGTTATCGACTGCAGCGAGCGTATCCCAACCTATTGGTATTGTTGGGTTTCGCGATGCTCAACCCAACCTACGCTTCGACGCGTCAGCCCGTCTTGATATCCATTTGGGTGAATCTGCGGTACCAGGCTCCAAAGGACATGAAGCGGCTGTACGTCTTCCATCACACACACGAAGGATGCAACAATTCCGGTGTGACCTCTTGTTGCTGCGCAACGTGGACAAACAAGTTGTCCACGCCACCCCTAATTTGGCTGTTACGGGGTGAATCCGAGGAGTTGCCCCTAATATTCAAAGAGTTGGAGAGCACGAAGGCGACGCTTGCATCCGTCCGACGATGGTATGCGAAGGGCATTGCGGCCGGGCCGCAATGCCCCGAGAATAGAGGGGTTATTTGACGCCGAGTTCGAAGTCTTCTTCCTGAAGATCCCAACGGTCGTAGCCTTCGGTTTCCACACCGTATTCTTCAAAGGGGTACATACCGGGGATGAACTTGGACCGCATCTTTCTCATATAGCGGGTGGTTTCATTCCAAGGCAGATGCTTCCACATGATGGCGCAAATGGGACTATCCAAAATGGCCTGCACCGGACGCTTGTCCACGTCCACATTGATGACGGCCGTCTTGCCCTGTTCCGCTGCGGAGAAGGCTTTCTTCAACGCAGCGCCTATCTTTTCCGGTTGGGTGACCCACTCGGTATGACAGCCGATCGCTTCGAACATGCGATCATATCGTTGGTTCGGGATGAAATAGTGCGGAAGCACTTCGCCCTCGGGAAGCCCGTACCAACCAAGATTTTTCCCGTATTGAGCATCCGAGCCTCCGATCCAGCCGTCATTGTTGTTGACCAGGTATACAATGGGTAATTTGTGCCGCAGGGCGGTTTCAACGTCCATTCCCGAAAGACCCATGCCGGCGTCGCCCATCATGGCGAATATCATCTTCTTTTTATCATACCCGAAAGCGGCCCCTATGGCCTGTCCGATACCGTGACCAACCCCCGCGTGCGGCCCGGAATCAATCACCTGGCCCGCATTTTTGGCCTTGATATAGGGACTCAGTATATTGCTTCCGGTAAAGGCGTCCATGATATAGCAGACGTCACCCTTGTACATCTCGTCCACCGTGTCACAGATGACCTTGCTCAGCCAGGCCGGATGCACCGGGCTTAAATCTTTGAATTGAAGCGCTCGTTTTTCCAGGTGGGAGGACCTCTCCTGTTCCACTTTCTTTACTCTCTCCAGCCAATCCGAACGTTTCGCAGGCGGAGACAGGGTGTTATTCTTGATGGCGTCGATCATAGCCTGGATGGTCGTTTTCACGTTTGCCTGGATGGCGACCTCCGTAGGAATCCATGGGTGGATATACTCGGCGGTCTCCGATATCTGGATGGCGCGTTTAATCTGAAACCGATTGCCGAAAAAGTCAAAAAAGTCCATGCGTGCGCCCAGGATGACAAAGAGGTCCGATTCGAGTCCGATGTTGCCCGCCCGCCAAATCAGGGGATCGTCTTCGGGGATCGAGCCCCGGCCGCCCCGCCGGCCCATCACCGGAATCTGAGCCAAACGGGCGAGTTCCCGCAGTTCGGCCTGGCAATTGTTCCAGAGAATCTCGTCACCTACGTACAGCACCGGTTTCTCGCTGGCAAACATCAGTTCCAACACGCGATCCACGGATTTGGGATTCGGATACGACTCGGCGATGGGTTCTTTCAACCAGTTTTCGGTGTACAGGTTGTGGTTAGGTGGGTAGTTGCCGGTAGCCGCATTGAGCTCGAATTCGAGGACCGACGGTCCTTTGGGCAGTTCCATGGCTTTCCGAATGGCTTTGGTAAACCAAAATTTATATGACCGTGAGTCAATCACCCGTTTCGAAACTTTAGCAAAACTTTCATAAATTTTTTCCGCATAGCATTCTTGAAGCGTGTACGCTCCATCGTCGTTAGCCTCATGACCGGCCAAAAGCGCCAGCAGCGGGGTATTGCTCAAATGCGCCTGGTGGACGGGCGCCACCAAGTTGGTCGACCCGGGTCCCA
This is a stretch of genomic DNA from Deltaproteobacteria bacterium. It encodes these proteins:
- a CDS encoding thiamine pyrophosphate-binding protein, with protein sequence MPEQNSEAKKGGVDVRVPEGKLETSPNPGHVMLEVLKENGVDIFFGVSGGHMWLWVDALIKGGIKHVTTRHEQSGGYAAEAYARTTGKIGVCCGTVGPGSTNLVAPVHQAHLSNTPLLALLAGHEANDDGAYTLQECYAEKIYESFAKVSKRVIDSRSYKFWFTKAIRKAMELPKGPSVLEFELNAATGNYPPNHNLYTENWLKEPIAESYPNPKSVDRVLELMFASEKPVLYVGDEILWNNCQAELRELARLAQIPVMGRRGGRGSIPEDDPLIWRAGNIGLESDLFVILGARMDFFDFFGNRFQIKRAIQISETAEYIHPWIPTEVAIQANVKTTIQAMIDAIKNNTLSPPAKRSDWLERVKKVEQERSSHLEKRALQFKDLSPVHPAWLSKVICDTVDEMYKGDVCYIMDAFTGSNILSPYIKAKNAGQVIDSGPHAGVGHGIGQAIGAAFGYDKKKMIFAMMGDAGMGLSGMDVETALRHKLPIVYLVNNNDGWIGGSDAQYGKNLGWYGLPEGEVLPHYFIPNQRYDRMFEAIGCHTEWVTQPEKIGAALKKAFSAAEQGKTAVINVDVDKRPVQAILDSPICAIMWKHLPWNETTRYMRKMRSKFIPGMYPFEEYGVETEGYDRWDLQEEDFELGVK